GGTTTCTGGCAGAATAAATCACTGCCTCTGACACCGGCGCCGGATCTCAAAATATGAAAAACTCTGATTTAACCGCGGTGATACTCGCGGCCGGCAAAGGCACCAGAATGAAATCATCTCTGCCGAAAGTGCTGCACAAGGTCGACGGAAAAGCCATGATAGACCATATTTACGCTGAAACAAAAAAACTTACGGATGATATAATACTCGTTATAGGATGCGAAAAGGTCAAAAATCACATCGCTGAATATAAAAACTGCCGCTATGCCTGCCAGAGAAAAAAACTCGGCACCGCCGATGCCCTCGCGAAAGTCAAAAAATTAAAAGTCGGCCGGCGGCTGCTTGTAATGCCCGGCGATGTGCCACTTTTGAAATCATCCCAGCTCCGCCGGCTGATAGATTTTCATATTTTAAACGATAACGATATCAGCGTTCTGACCGCCACGAGAGATGATCCCTCGGGCTACGGCCGGCTCATCAAAAAAAACGGCAAGGTGACAGATATAAGAGAGGAACTTGACGCGACGGCCTCGGAAAAACGCATAAAGACCGTAAACAGCGGCATTTATATCTTTCGCGCCCCTGAGATATTCGCCTTACTGGAAAAAATAAGGCCCAACCCTTTGAAAAAAGAATACTATCTCACCGATGTTATAAAAATAGCAGCGGGGGCCGGTATGAAAATAAAAAATCTGAATTCCGTTAATGATTCTTTCCTTATGGGGATAAACTCAAAGACGGATCTTGCGATGGCGGAGAAAATCCAAAGAAGTGTGAACAAAAAGGGCGCTCGGAAAGGCGCCCGTTAAGGAGAAATAAAAATGAAAAAGAATCAGAATCTCGCTGTTTTTTCAGGCGGTTCAAATCCCGTTCTTGCGGCCCATATCTGCGAATACCTGAATATCGCCGCCGGCAAAATCGACATCAGCTCTTTCCAGGACGGGGAATGCTCTGTAAAAATAGGAGATAACGTCCGCGGGAAAGATGTTTTCATTATTCAGGGCACCTGCCCGCCGGTCAACGATAACCTGATGATACTTCTGACGATCATAGACGCGTTGAGAAGGGCTTCCGCCAAAAGAATAACCGCCGTGATGCCTTATTACGGTTACGCGCGGCAGGACAGAAAGGTCGAGCCGAGGGTGCCGATAACGGCTAAGCTCGTGGCCAATCTTCTTACGGCATCCGGCGCGGACAGAATACTGAGCCTTGAACTGCATGCGGGACAGATACAGGGATTCTTTGACATTCCCGTCGACAACCTGTACCCGTCAGTTGTCTTCGTCGAACAGATAAAAAAAATGGGATTAAAAAACAGCATTGTCGTCTCGCCCGACGCCGGCGGCGTAGACAGAGCGCGGGCGCTGGCAAAGCACATAAAAGCCGACCTGGCCATCGTTGACAAGCGGCGGCCGGGGCCGAATAAGGCCAAGATCCTCAATATCATAGGCGATGTCAGGGGGAAAAACTGTTTGATCTACGACGATATCATAGACACCGCCGGTACCGCCGCGGGCGTGGCGGAGGCGCTCAAAAAAAATGGCGCGGAAAAAATATATCTTCTCGGATGCCACGCCGTCCTTTCGGGCAATGCCGTGGCCAAACTGGAAAAAGCGCCCCTGGAAAAAGTCATTGTCACCAATTCCATTCCCCTTAAAAAATCGTCAAAAAAAATAGAGCTCCTTTCGGTGGGAAAACTTTTCGCGCAGGCGATCAACTGCATACACAATGAGACATCACTGTCGAACCTCTTTAAGCTGAAAAAGTAAATTACCCTATGGTAAAACGTCGGGAAAAGAAAGATTTCGGTTGGTGGCAGGCAGCGGTATTCACCTTATGGGGGATTATAGTTACTGTGAAGTTTTTTCCGTGGCATATCGGCATAATCTCAAATCTTTCACGGCTGCTGACCTTCAGCGATAAAATTTCCGGAGCCCCCGTGCCGGGAATTTTTTCCGCTTTTTTCCGCCATTTTCTAACCATCGCCGCAGCACTCGGTGTAATAACAGCCGGATATGGTTTCGGGAAGTTTTTATTTCAAAAATTCCTCAAAAATTTTAAGGAGCCGAATATGTTCTTATATCACTTCGGATTCGGCCAGGGAGCTCTCATTCTCGCACTGCTTTCCGCCGGTTATACGGGTCTATTTTATCCGGGCGTGATTTACAGCATCCTTCTGACCGGGCTGTTCCTGTGTTTTCGATCAAAAAATGAAATACATTTCAGCGGCGCAACCAATGGGAAATTTTCTCTTTTTGAAAAAATGCTTTTTCTGGTCTTTGTATCCACCGCAGTCGTGAATCTGATAGGAGCGTTGACCCCCGAAACTTATTACGATTCCCTTGTTTACCATCTAGCCATACCGAAATGGTGGCTGCAAAATCATAAGATCTCCGTTATCCCCTTTATCAATCAATCCTATTATCCCCTGAATATGGAAACGCTTTTCGCGGCGGTGATGTCTTTCTCAAATTCTTCCGGCGCGAAGATGATAAACTGGTTTTTCGCCATCGCCACCGGCGGTATGATTTATGAAACAGCTTTTTTACTGACAAAAAAACGGGGCATCTCCCTTTTTTCGGCCATGATCTATTATACGACACCCCTCCTGATGATGCAGACATGGAGAACCGGAAACGAAATAGGCCAGGGCTTCTGGGAAATCCTGATGATATTCACGCTGATCAAATATCTAAAAAACCAAAACCGCCTTCTTCTGGCTCTTTCGGGCGCGGCCATGGGACTTTCCCTCGGCGCCAAACATCCCGCGGCAATATCTCTCCTTTCTGTTTCGGCGGCTTTCTGGTTATGGCATATCCTGAAAATCAAAATGCCGTTAAAATCAACCTTAAAAAACCACGCTATATTCCTGGCTTTTGCAATATTAACATCGGGACCGTGGTACATAAGAACCTTTATCGCTACCGGCAATCCCCTTTTCCCTCAATTCGCGGGAAAAATTTCCGATTTCCGGGGCGACCTGCGCGAAAATTTCGAAACCTTCACAACGGATCAGCCGCCCATAACACAGCCCGGGAAGATTGTAACGGCCTTATGGGATGTCACTATGGGAAAATATCAGGGTTCTTTCCCCGGAGCCGTTTATCTTATCCTGGCCATACTTATTTTTTTGAAAGCGCCCTTGAGCAAGCGCTCGCAATTCCTTCTCCTTTATCTCATCCCCTACACTTTTCTATGGGTAACCGTGGGGGGAACTTATTTGAGGAGATTCCTTCCCGGCCTGACTTCTGTTTCTGTCCTTCTGGGAACATACCTCGCCATTGTTGACGACAGCAGAGGCGGCCTTAAAAATTTCGCGAAAACTTTCCTGCTCTTACTCATGGCATTCAATGTTTATCTTGCATTGGCGATGGTGGTCAAGGGGCACGGGGCCTTGAATTTCGTGATGGGGCAGGAAGATAAATACACTTATATCCGGCGGCCACGCATGGCTCATCCTAAATACGCGGGTGAAATTTTCCGCTATATCAACACAGCGCTTCCGGAAGATGCTGTGATACTTTTTGTGTCCGAGACAAGGCCCTTCTATGCGGAAAGGAACTATATATGGGGCACCGCGGTTCTGGGCAAGAATCCCATAGTTGAATGGGCGAATGATAGTGAAAATACCGAGGATTTCTACACAAAACTTAAGGACAAAAAAGTCTCTCACATTTTTTTCTCCCGGAGCGAAGAGTCCCGGCTGAAAGGATATAATATGTTCTACTGGTCAAAAAAAGGCGAGCAAATTTTCAAAAATTTTTGGGAGCGCTACATAACGCTTGAGTATCAGTCGGATTACTCATATCTTTACAAAATCACGGAAGAAAAACATATCACACCGCAAAATCCGCTGATGGATGCCGAAAATGATTAAAATCATCAACGGTCAAATATACGGTTCCCCGCCCGACGATCTGAGTTACATAGGGGGGCGCGGCATTCTGGGCAGGCTTATTCTGCCAATGACCCGTTTCATGAGATATTCTAATGTAAAAAAATACATCATTCCGTCCGAACGTTTGCTTGACATAGGCTGCGGCGACGCGTATTTTCTGCAAAAAATAAACTGCCGTGAAAAATACGGCATAGATAAACTTATGGGAGAGGAAATCACGGACAAACTGGATTTTCCTGATAATTATTTTGATTATATTACAATGCTGGCCGTGATTGAACATGTGAAAAAACCGGATGAGATAATAAGCGAGATCCACAGAGCGCTAAAACCCGGCGGAAAATTCATATTCACAACGCCCAGGAAATCAGCGGAAAAGCTAATCAGATTATACGCGAAAGATATAGACAGCGAACACGAATCATATTTCGACTATGAAAAAGTTGAAAAACTGGCCGCGGGACTTTTCCGCATATACGGATTCAACACTTTTATCTTCGGTATGAATCAGGTGTTTGCCTTAGAAAAAATTTAACAATTATCCGTTTTTACTTTGGCGGCTCTGTACCCTTGATATCGTCTTCCGCGTTACCCGCCGGTGTTCCATCTGTTTTGGGCGCGTCAACAGGCTTTGAGGCTTCCGACGCGTAATTGAGCTGGGTGTCTGCAAGGACATTGGCCAGAAACTTCTCTTCTTCCTTGTCCAGATTGCCTTTTGTCTTCTTGTTGAGCATTTCCAGGATATCCACCGACATTTTAGCCTGTACCAGGTTCCTTTCCGCTTTACCGGTTGAGGGATTTGACATTTTCCCCAGATGCAGCATTACCGACTGCTGGAACATGAGCACCAACGCGAAAAATTCTGAATCCATTATTCACCTCCAGAGCCGCCGTAACGGCCGACATATCCGCCTATTCTTTTAAGCGCTTCGTTTTTTCCGAGAAAAGCGCACATATGAAAAAGAGACGGCCCCTTTGACCGGCCGGAAAGCGCCCACCTCAGGGGATGGAAAATATCTTTTGTCTTGATGTCTTCCGCTTTGGCGAAGGCCCTGACTTGTTCCTCTATCTTCTCGCCGCTGAAAGGTTCCGCGCTCTCAAGCGCTTTCGCCAGCTTTGCCACGATATGCACCGTATCGGCGGCCCTGCTCTTAACATCGGCGTCGTCTTCAAAATCACTATCAAACAGGAACCCGATCTTTTCGGGTATTTCCGTGAGTTTCTTTATCTTTTCTTTTTCCATCTCAATCGCGGCCGTGAGCCTCTCTTCCGGATATTTATCCATACCGGCTTCTTTAATAACAGCCGCGGCGCGGCGCCTGATATCAGCGCCTGAAAGGTTTTTTATGTGCTGGGCGTTGAGCCACAGAAGTTTATCATTATCGAAAATCGCGGCCGACTGACCGCATCTCGAGAGAGAGAATTCCCTTTCAAGCTCATCCGGAGAAAAAATATTCCGGCTGTCTTTCGTGGCCCATCCCAGAAGCGCGAGATAATTCACGATCGCCTCCCTGATGAAACCCTCATCGGCGTATTCCAGCAGGGAACGGGCCCCGCTCCTTTTAGATAATCTGGAGCCGTCAATATCAAGAATCATTGTAAGGTGCGCGAAACGCGGCACTTCCCAGCCGAGAGCCTCATAAAGCATTATCTGTTTGGGCGTGTTTGAAATATGATCTTCCCCTCTTATCACATCGCTTATCTTCATCATATGATCGTCAACAACACAGGCAAAATTATATATCGGTAACCCGCCGGAACGCATGATCACGAAATCCCCGATCTCATCAGACCGCACGCTGATATCGCCTCTTATGCCGTCGTGAAAACTCACAGTCCGGCCTTCTTCCACCCTGAACCTGATTACCGGCTCTTTGCCTTCCGCCATAAGCTGACTTATCTGAGCATGACTGAGATCCCGGCATTTTCCCGAATAACCACCCCTGCCCTTCGATTCAAGCTGGGATTTTCTCTCAGCGGCGAGCTCCTCCTGAGAGCAAAAACAGCGATAGGCTCTTTTCGCGCTCAACAGAGTATCAACAGCCTGAGTGTAAAAATTCCTTCTCTGGGCCTGAAAATACGGGCCGCAGGGGCCGACCGAGGTCATCTCGTCT
This genomic window from Candidatus Omnitrophota bacterium contains:
- a CDS encoding class I SAM-dependent methyltransferase, which encodes MPKMIKIINGQIYGSPPDDLSYIGGRGILGRLILPMTRFMRYSNVKKYIIPSERLLDIGCGDAYFLQKINCREKYGIDKLMGEEITDKLDFPDNYFDYITMLAVIEHVKKPDEIISEIHRALKPGGKFIFTTPRKSAEKLIRLYAKDIDSEHESYFDYEKVEKLAAGLFRIYGFNTFIFGMNQVFALEKI
- a CDS encoding ribose-phosphate pyrophosphokinase codes for the protein MKKNQNLAVFSGGSNPVLAAHICEYLNIAAGKIDISSFQDGECSVKIGDNVRGKDVFIIQGTCPPVNDNLMILLTIIDALRRASAKRITAVMPYYGYARQDRKVEPRVPITAKLVANLLTASGADRILSLELHAGQIQGFFDIPVDNLYPSVVFVEQIKKMGLKNSIVVSPDAGGVDRARALAKHIKADLAIVDKRRPGPNKAKILNIIGDVRGKNCLIYDDIIDTAGTAAGVAEALKKNGAEKIYLLGCHAVLSGNAVAKLEKAPLEKVIVTNSIPLKKSSKKIELLSVGKLFAQAINCIHNETSLSNLFKLKK
- a CDS encoding glutamate--tRNA ligase, with the translated sequence MNDIRVRFAPSPTGYFHIGSARTALYNWLYARGRGGKFILRIEDTDEARSTVPSVRSIIKGLKFMGIKWDEGPLIVKNEKGEDEMTSVGPCGPYFQAQRRNFYTQAVDTLLSAKRAYRCFCSQEELAAERKSQLESKGRGGYSGKCRDLSHAQISQLMAEGKEPVIRFRVEEGRTVSFHDGIRGDISVRSDEIGDFVIMRSGGLPIYNFACVVDDHMMKISDVIRGEDHISNTPKQIMLYEALGWEVPRFAHLTMILDIDGSRLSKRSGARSLLEYADEGFIREAIVNYLALLGWATKDSRNIFSPDELEREFSLSRCGQSAAIFDNDKLLWLNAQHIKNLSGADIRRRAAAVIKEAGMDKYPEERLTAAIEMEKEKIKKLTEIPEKIGFLFDSDFEDDADVKSRAADTVHIVAKLAKALESAEPFSGEKIEEQVRAFAKAEDIKTKDIFHPLRWALSGRSKGPSLFHMCAFLGKNEALKRIGGYVGRYGGSGGE
- a CDS encoding DUF1844 domain-containing protein; this encodes MDSEFFALVLMFQQSVMLHLGKMSNPSTGKAERNLVQAKMSVDILEMLNKKTKGNLDKEEEKFLANVLADTQLNYASEASKPVDAPKTDGTPAGNAEDDIKGTEPPK